A single window of Streptomyces griseoviridis DNA harbors:
- a CDS encoding AAA family ATPase, giving the protein MLIVIGGLPGTGKTTLARLLAARIGAVHLRIDTIEQAIVRSGLAQHPVGPAGYVIGYALAEEHLQQGLTVIAESVNPLAVTRDSWKNVGSKAAVPVVEVEVVCSDPDEHRGRVTTRSIDIPDLPLLDWQQVLSRDYEPWDREHLVVDTAGQHPRESLALLLHHLDHLDGR; this is encoded by the coding sequence ATGCTCATCGTGATCGGCGGACTGCCCGGCACCGGCAAGACCACGCTCGCGCGGCTGCTGGCCGCACGCATCGGCGCGGTCCACCTGCGCATCGACACCATCGAACAGGCCATCGTCCGCTCCGGCCTGGCACAGCATCCCGTCGGACCGGCCGGCTACGTCATCGGATACGCCCTCGCCGAAGAACATCTCCAGCAAGGGCTGACCGTGATCGCGGAATCCGTGAACCCCCTGGCCGTCACCCGCGACAGCTGGAAGAACGTGGGGTCCAAGGCGGCCGTCCCCGTCGTCGAAGTGGAAGTCGTCTGCTCAGACCCGGACGAGCACCGAGGCCGCGTGACCACACGGTCGATCGACATCCCCGATCTGCCCCTGCTCGACTGGCAGCAGGTCCTCAGCCGCGACTACGAGCCCTGGGACCGGGAGCACCTCGTCGTCGACACGGCCGGCCAACACCCGCGGGAGTCGCTCGCCTTGCTCCTCCACCACCTTGATCACCTCGACGGACGCTGA
- a CDS encoding NUDIX hydrolase, translating into MSGQLARPVIDTHVIVRDGDQVLLSRRNGPYGHGRWHMPSGKLDQGESLPDGAARELYEETGITVVPVHLRLVQTVHHRQDACTERIGFFFEATEWEGRPVNKEPEKCLALEWFPVHDLPDDIIEYPKAGLRGYLDDSGPLTEHGWQQTGRPLHRS; encoded by the coding sequence ATGAGCGGACAACTGGCACGGCCCGTCATCGACACTCACGTCATCGTCCGCGACGGCGACCAGGTCCTTCTGTCGCGGCGTAACGGCCCCTACGGCCACGGCCGATGGCACATGCCGTCGGGCAAGCTCGACCAGGGCGAGTCCCTTCCCGACGGCGCCGCACGGGAGTTGTACGAGGAGACCGGCATCACCGTCGTCCCGGTTCACCTCCGCCTGGTCCAGACCGTGCATCACCGGCAGGACGCGTGTACGGAGCGGATCGGGTTCTTCTTCGAGGCCACCGAATGGGAAGGGCGGCCCGTCAACAAGGAGCCCGAGAAATGCCTCGCCCTTGAGTGGTTCCCCGTGCACGACCTGCCCGACGACATCATCGAGTACCCGAAGGCCGGCCTGCGCGGCTACCTCGACGACAGCGGCCCACTCACCGAACACGGCTGGCAGCAGACCGGTCGGCCTCTCCACCGCTCGTAG
- a CDS encoding GNAT family N-acetyltransferase, with product MEPSVTDLRHHQHGNLPEGFRQMLIDVHADAYADQMDDPFHQRFAWFADHWSGMDGFSCVVAYDGDEPTGFAYGAPLTPGREWWRSTGYQPNNGYSSTYAVSEVMVRPRWRKQGISERLHEALLKERTEDLAVLLVDVTHPKVQALYESWGYAKAGEQQPFADSPVYAVMVKPLRRLAGPVDVASGVDHLAS from the coding sequence ATGGAGCCGAGCGTGACCGACCTGCGTCATCACCAGCACGGAAACCTCCCCGAAGGCTTCCGGCAGATGCTCATCGACGTACACGCCGACGCCTACGCCGACCAGATGGACGACCCCTTCCACCAGCGTTTCGCCTGGTTCGCCGACCACTGGTCCGGCATGGACGGCTTCTCCTGCGTCGTGGCCTACGACGGGGACGAACCGACCGGCTTCGCCTACGGCGCCCCGCTCACGCCCGGCCGCGAGTGGTGGCGCTCCACCGGCTACCAGCCGAACAACGGCTACTCCTCCACTTACGCCGTGTCCGAGGTCATGGTGCGCCCCCGCTGGCGCAAGCAGGGAATCTCCGAACGACTCCACGAAGCGCTCCTGAAGGAGCGAACGGAAGACCTCGCCGTACTCCTCGTCGACGTGACCCACCCCAAGGTGCAGGCGCTCTACGAGTCGTGGGGGTACGCCAAGGCCGGCGAGCAGCAACCGTTCGCGGACTCACCGGTGTACGCCGTCATGGTCAAGCCGCTCCGTCGACTGGCCGGGCCGGTTGACGTCGCTTCAGGTGTCGACCACCTGGCCTCCTGA
- a CDS encoding helix-turn-helix domain-containing protein translates to MAANAILKNRMAELGLTQDELAGRMNTALADITGRPGDVSARTVRNLLNGTSRRPIGRTCAALERVFGCPVEDLGFNAPRTTHHPQEEDPVRRRTFIASATGTAAAAVPLVAQRRAVGLSDVARAAAGMNALVEADDRQGGHFELERAAATGRDGVLELQQRNASERVRRALYALAAEYTTIAAWSCIDARNLDQAQKYLNESATYAGLSQDGPTEIRVWVNLSMLAYQRHNWPEALAAAQAAQVSYAARRDPFFDSLGRVRAALAYAALGDGRAGLRSLKSAQDTYTRTMERERPRWTAFYGQAELDHLAAVVQFNSGRPAHAEAMAHRALAQIPAAFRRNKALATAQLALAQLQQGDAEQATVTASDVFTIMDGDPLPGRMRTLIGDFHRDLFVRAPSTAYARDWADRMRTEWSRA, encoded by the coding sequence ATGGCAGCGAACGCCATCCTCAAGAACCGGATGGCCGAACTCGGGCTCACGCAGGACGAATTAGCAGGTCGGATGAACACGGCACTCGCGGACATCACCGGCCGACCCGGCGACGTCTCCGCCCGGACGGTACGCAACCTGCTGAACGGAACCTCGCGCCGGCCCATCGGACGCACATGCGCCGCTCTGGAGCGGGTGTTCGGCTGTCCGGTCGAGGATCTAGGGTTCAACGCACCACGCACCACGCACCACCCGCAGGAGGAGGATCCCGTGCGGCGTCGCACCTTCATCGCCTCAGCCACCGGGACCGCAGCCGCAGCCGTCCCCTTGGTGGCCCAACGCCGCGCCGTCGGCCTGTCGGACGTGGCACGCGCAGCCGCCGGAATGAACGCACTCGTCGAGGCCGACGACCGCCAAGGCGGCCACTTCGAACTGGAAAGGGCAGCCGCCACAGGCCGCGACGGCGTTCTGGAGTTGCAGCAGCGCAACGCCAGTGAACGCGTCCGCCGCGCCCTGTACGCACTGGCCGCCGAGTACACCACCATCGCGGCCTGGTCCTGCATCGACGCCCGCAATCTCGACCAGGCGCAGAAGTACCTGAACGAATCCGCGACGTACGCCGGTCTCTCCCAGGACGGCCCCACCGAGATCCGGGTGTGGGTCAACCTCTCCATGCTCGCCTACCAGCGGCACAACTGGCCCGAGGCACTCGCGGCGGCACAAGCCGCCCAAGTTTCCTACGCAGCCCGCCGGGACCCGTTCTTCGACTCACTGGGCCGAGTCCGCGCCGCCCTCGCGTACGCGGCCCTCGGGGACGGACGGGCCGGCCTGCGGTCCCTGAAATCTGCCCAGGACACCTACACCAGGACGATGGAGCGCGAACGCCCGCGCTGGACGGCCTTCTACGGCCAGGCCGAACTCGACCACCTCGCCGCCGTCGTGCAATTCAACAGCGGGCGCCCCGCCCACGCCGAGGCCATGGCCCACCGTGCCCTGGCCCAGATCCCGGCAGCTTTCCGGCGCAACAAGGCCCTCGCCACCGCACAGCTCGCCCTCGCTCAGCTCCAGCAGGGCGACGCCGAGCAAGCCACGGTGACCGCCTCCGACGTCTTCACGATCATGGACGGTGATCCCCTGCCGGGCCGCATGCGCACGCTCATCGGCGACTTCCACCGGGACCTGTTCGTCCGGGCCCCCTCCACCGCCTACGCACGAGACTGGGCCGACCGCATGCGAACCGAATGGAGCCGAGCGTGA
- a CDS encoding glycogen debranching N-terminal domain-containing protein, translated as MDTTVKPQDTNGSVTASPVEVAGLQPFLHDAVVTLHAPSLVVSRADGQLSEGADGFYHGDRRALSRLTVAAEGVPVAPVGGGLRGADRAEFRSILRGLGEVTPDPAVALRRSRATGAGRLEETFEVTNAGTRPVLFRLTVTAGTDLAPMEQVKSGRFPNLATGEGPLWPGTPAGGTTSATGAATAGAGSAGAGTASVTAAGAEVTGAAATGAAGANAARRPERAAVAGLTWGSDDFTVRLSTNLAPTAVDLDEDSAVRLSYDIGLAPGDAWSLTLTCAAAYTDGDQFPPPPADRLPWSVPELRSADRALDRWLVQSLADLDRLRLTDAMSSDPAHPDQFLAAGAPWFLTLFGRDALWAARMLLPLGTELAAGTLRTLARRQGAVTDVATEEQPGKILHEVRRASLHFSDALSLPPVYYGTVDATPLWITLLHDAWRWGLPEAEVTELLPHAEAALAWMREQADASGDGFLKYVDQTGHGLSNQGWKDSEDSIRHRDGRLASTPIALCEVQAYAYEAARGGAALLRAFGRPGADEWDRWAEELADRFRARFWVEDERGRYPAVALDGEGRPVDSVTSGFGHLLGTGLLNREESALLAARLAAPDLDSGHGLRTLSTESVGFNPYGYHIGSIWPHDTAIAVRGLVRAGFPAAAASLSQGLLTASTSFASRLPELFAGHGARETQDPAPYPASCRPQAWAAAASVAVLQSALGLEADAPAGTLTVTPTFASTYGPLTLTDLRIAGARLDITVTADGTVTVEAPEGVRVVEG; from the coding sequence TTGGACACCACTGTCAAGCCCCAGGACACCAACGGGTCGGTCACGGCGTCCCCCGTCGAAGTCGCCGGACTCCAGCCGTTCCTGCATGACGCGGTCGTCACGCTGCATGCCCCGAGCCTGGTCGTCTCCCGTGCGGACGGGCAGCTCAGCGAGGGTGCGGACGGCTTTTACCACGGTGACCGCCGGGCCCTTTCCCGGCTGACCGTCGCCGCCGAGGGCGTACCCGTCGCGCCGGTCGGCGGCGGCCTGCGCGGCGCGGACCGGGCGGAGTTCCGGTCGATCCTGCGCGGGCTCGGCGAGGTGACCCCGGACCCGGCCGTCGCCCTGCGCCGCAGCCGCGCCACCGGGGCGGGCCGCCTGGAGGAGACCTTCGAGGTCACCAACGCGGGCACCCGCCCGGTGCTGTTCCGGCTGACGGTCACGGCGGGCACGGACCTGGCCCCGATGGAACAGGTGAAGTCGGGCCGCTTCCCGAACCTGGCGACGGGCGAGGGACCACTGTGGCCGGGGACGCCGGCCGGCGGGACGACGTCGGCAACCGGCGCGGCGACCGCGGGTGCGGGGAGCGCGGGTGCGGGGACGGCGAGTGTGACGGCGGCTGGTGCGGAGGTGACTGGTGCGGCGGCGACTGGTGCGGCGGGGGCGAACGCGGCGCGGCGCCCGGAGCGGGCGGCGGTGGCCGGTCTGACCTGGGGGTCGGACGATTTCACCGTCAGGCTCTCGACGAACCTGGCCCCGACCGCCGTCGACCTCGACGAGGACTCGGCCGTCCGCCTGTCGTACGACATCGGCCTGGCCCCGGGGGACGCCTGGTCCCTCACCCTGACCTGCGCGGCGGCCTACACGGACGGTGACCAGTTCCCGCCCCCGCCGGCCGACCGGCTGCCGTGGAGCGTCCCGGAGCTGCGCAGCGCGGACCGCGCCCTCGACCGCTGGCTCGTGCAGTCGCTGGCCGACCTCGACCGGCTGCGGCTGACCGACGCGATGTCGTCGGACCCGGCGCACCCGGACCAGTTCCTGGCGGCGGGCGCCCCCTGGTTCCTGACCCTGTTCGGGCGGGACGCGCTGTGGGCGGCCCGGATGCTGCTGCCGCTCGGCACCGAGCTGGCGGCCGGCACGCTGCGGACGCTGGCCCGCCGTCAGGGCGCGGTCACCGACGTGGCGACGGAGGAGCAGCCCGGCAAGATCCTGCACGAAGTGCGCAGGGCGTCCCTGCACTTCAGCGACGCGCTCTCGCTGCCGCCCGTCTACTACGGCACCGTCGACGCGACCCCGCTCTGGATCACGCTGCTGCACGACGCCTGGCGCTGGGGCCTGCCCGAGGCCGAGGTGACGGAGCTGCTGCCGCACGCCGAGGCGGCCCTCGCCTGGATGCGCGAGCAGGCGGACGCGAGCGGCGACGGCTTCCTGAAGTACGTCGACCAGACCGGTCACGGCCTGTCCAACCAGGGCTGGAAGGACTCCGAGGACTCCATCAGACACCGCGACGGCCGACTGGCGAGCACGCCGATCGCGCTCTGCGAGGTGCAGGCGTACGCGTACGAGGCGGCGCGCGGCGGAGCGGCCCTGCTGCGGGCGTTCGGCCGGCCAGGCGCCGACGAGTGGGACCGCTGGGCCGAGGAGCTGGCGGACCGTTTCCGGGCCCGTTTCTGGGTCGAGGACGAGCGGGGCCGCTACCCGGCGGTGGCCCTGGACGGCGAGGGCCGCCCGGTGGACTCGGTCACCTCGGGCTTCGGGCACCTGCTGGGCACGGGGCTGCTCAACCGCGAGGAGAGCGCCCTGCTGGCGGCCCGGCTGGCCGCGCCGGACCTGGACTCGGGGCACGGGCTGCGCACGCTCAGCACGGAGTCGGTGGGCTTCAACCCGTACGGCTACCACATCGGTTCGATCTGGCCGCACGACACGGCCATCGCGGTGCGGGGCCTGGTGCGGGCGGGCTTCCCGGCGGCGGCGGCGTCCCTCTCGCAGGGCCTGCTGACGGCGTCGACGTCCTTCGCGTCCCGCCTCCCGGAACTCTTCGCGGGCCACGGCGCGCGGGAGACCCAGGACCCGGCTCCCTACCCGGCGTCGTGCCGCCCGCAGGCGTGGGCGGCGGCGGCATCGGTGGCGGTCCTCCAGTCGGCCCTCGGCCTGGAGGCGGACGCCCCCGCGGGAACCCTCACGGTGACCCCGACCTTCGCGTCGACCTACGGCCCGCTGACGCTGACGGACCTGCGGATCGCGGGCGCCCGCCTGGACATCACGGTGACCGCGGACGGAACGGTGACGGTGGAGGCACCGGAGGGGGTCCGGGTGGTGGAGGGCTGA
- a CDS encoding cation:proton antiporter: MSGGHAWTGAAVAAVTAGYGLFSRRLASTPVSAPLVFTGFGVLIGPIGLGILDLGHDAGPVLTLVEAALALMIFTDSMAVRGGDLRTGAFLPLRLLVIGLPLSIGAGWLLAWSLLPGLTLWEFALLGAVLAPTDAALGKTACSSPRVPALVRHGLNVESGLNDGLVLPFFLLFLAAIPGTVASQEGVGGVFWRSLVVSGVVGLGLGQVGGRLLSLARVRGWVTDEWRQVVVLAVALCAYGVAAALDGSGFIATWAGGFAFGAALRGSEPADGRPAGERPADLAEYLGGLLGNLSFLVFGAVLLGPALEHLGWRIVVYAVLSLTVVRMVPVALALAGSGMRLPTVAYVGWFGPRGLASVVFGLLVVEDSVPGTALLGQVVAVTIGLSVLLHGMSAPGLADRYGNWFDVAKATTPEPREAQAQEGRAATGTAHGGSRRLR, encoded by the coding sequence ATGAGTGGTGGCCACGCCTGGACCGGGGCCGCGGTCGCGGCCGTCACCGCTGGCTATGGGCTGTTCTCGCGCCGCCTGGCCTCGACACCGGTGTCGGCTCCCCTGGTGTTCACCGGCTTCGGCGTGCTCATCGGGCCGATCGGGCTGGGAATTCTCGACCTGGGTCACGACGCCGGTCCGGTGCTGACGTTGGTCGAGGCGGCCCTGGCCCTGATGATCTTCACCGACTCGATGGCGGTACGCGGAGGTGACCTGCGCACCGGCGCCTTCCTGCCGCTGCGGCTGCTGGTGATCGGCCTGCCGTTGAGCATCGGAGCGGGATGGCTGCTGGCGTGGTCCCTGCTCCCGGGGCTGACCCTCTGGGAGTTCGCGCTGCTCGGCGCGGTTCTCGCCCCCACCGACGCTGCGCTCGGCAAGACCGCCTGCTCAAGTCCGCGTGTCCCGGCCCTCGTACGCCACGGGCTCAACGTCGAGAGCGGTCTGAACGACGGCCTGGTGCTGCCGTTCTTCCTGCTGTTCCTCGCCGCGATCCCCGGCACCGTCGCCTCCCAGGAGGGCGTGGGCGGAGTGTTCTGGCGGTCGTTGGTGGTCAGCGGCGTGGTGGGGTTGGGCCTCGGGCAGGTCGGCGGACGGCTGCTGTCCCTCGCGCGGGTCAGGGGCTGGGTGACGGACGAGTGGCGGCAGGTCGTCGTCCTGGCGGTGGCTCTCTGCGCGTACGGCGTGGCGGCGGCCTTGGACGGGAGCGGCTTCATCGCCACCTGGGCGGGCGGCTTCGCGTTCGGCGCCGCGCTGCGCGGGAGCGAACCCGCGGACGGTCGGCCTGCCGGGGAGCGGCCCGCCGACCTGGCCGAGTACCTGGGCGGGCTGCTGGGGAACCTGAGCTTCCTGGTGTTCGGGGCGGTCCTGCTCGGCCCGGCACTCGAGCACCTCGGCTGGCGGATCGTCGTCTACGCGGTGCTCAGTCTGACGGTGGTCAGGATGGTTCCGGTGGCCCTCGCGCTCGCCGGTAGCGGCATGCGGCTGCCCACCGTGGCGTACGTCGGCTGGTTCGGGCCCCGCGGCCTAGCCTCCGTGGTGTTCGGGCTTCTCGTGGTGGAGGACTCCGTGCCCGGGACCGCGCTGCTGGGGCAGGTCGTCGCCGTCACCATCGGCCTCAGCGTCCTGCTGCACGGCATGTCCGCCCCCGGCCTCGCCGACCGCTACGGGAACTGGTTCGACGTCGCGAAGGCCACCACCCCCGAGCCGCGCGAGGCCCAGGCCCAGGAGGGGCGGGCAGCCACCGGGACGGCGCACGGCGGCTCACGACGCCTGCGCTGA
- a CDS encoding carboxymuconolactone decarboxylase family protein codes for MTTASDTPVLDTLTAMAVDSVERCGLSPDMLLLARVAALAASDAPPISYAAHIDPALETGVTADQVQDVLVAIAPVVGTARVMTAAGNIAKALGIAIAVTDAEVGGRR; via the coding sequence ATGACCACCGCATCTGACACCCCAGTCCTGGACACCCTCACCGCCATGGCGGTCGACTCGGTCGAGCGCTGCGGCCTCTCCCCCGACATGCTGCTCCTCGCGCGCGTCGCGGCGCTCGCCGCCTCGGACGCCCCGCCCATCTCCTACGCGGCCCACATCGATCCCGCCCTGGAGACCGGCGTCACCGCCGACCAGGTGCAGGACGTCCTGGTGGCCATCGCGCCCGTCGTGGGCACCGCCCGCGTCATGACGGCGGCGGGCAACATCGCCAAGGCGCTCGGCATCGCCATAGCCGTCACCGATGCCGAGGTCGGCGGCCGGCGCTGA